Proteins found in one Triticum aestivum cultivar Chinese Spring chromosome 4D, IWGSC CS RefSeq v2.1, whole genome shotgun sequence genomic segment:
- the LOC123099684 gene encoding uncharacterized protein, protein MADHKKPADQQNKRQRVSENAESSSKKFSIKEVVGSGVTGTRPFASPSPVAKAKPIAVVKPTAAMVAVTGPVATMAPASAEPSPVAKAKPTAATVTVTGPVATMAPAPPSPVAMKMPTPAAPSPVVTMAPATAPPSPMATMTPAQVAPSPVATKTPAPAEPSAVATMAPAQVVPSQVDTKTPAPAEPSAVATKTPAPAAPSPVATAMPAAVVNPPATVKHEPEDGGVLELDEQVTAAMVAVAPAEEEAAILEVKKKWLHCAACPAPLKRPIFMCGNGHVVCCACGGGGNGNGDGGANKHCDLCGRATAYTHIPYMDGLVDAYQVPCPYRNFGCARSIAYHSAAEHLDKCAHAPCYCFECAFQGSPASLLRHLTEESGRHCWPMEKIKYQICRPLVVPASEHRLLLVAEEDGRVFLLAVGAGRGAAGVRPVNVVCVRGNVDADARPVYTGVLWVDGPPAAAGHLRSSFQLKGDVANCGVPGEVDMEHGRLHAHVNPEMLHGESKEIHLRICITKFW, encoded by the exons ATGGCGGACCACAAGAAACCGGCAGACCAGCAGAACAAGAGGCAGCGGGTTTCCGAGAACGCCGAGAGCAGCAGCAAGAAGTTCAGCATCAAGGAGGTAGTTGGCTCGGGGGTCACGGGGACGCGGCCGTTTGCATCGCCCAGTCCAGTTGCCAAGGCAAAGCCAATCGCGGTGGTGAAGCCAACGGCCGCTATGGTGGCAGTAACCGGTCCAGTGGCCACCATGGCACCGGCATCGGCGGAGCCCAGTCCGGTTGCCAAGGCGAAGCCAACGGCCGCTACGGTGACAGTGACCGGTCCAGTGGCCACCATGGCACCGGCACCGCCCAGTCCGGTTGCCATGAAGATGCCTACGCCGGCGGCGCCCAGTCCCGTGGTCACCATGGCACCGGCAACGGCACCGCCCAGTCCAATGGCCACCATGACACCGGCGCAGGTGGCGCCCAGTCCGGTGGCTACGAagacgccggcgccggcggagcCCAGTGCAGTGGCCACCATGGCACCGGCACAGGTGGTGCCCAGTCAGGTGGACACGAAGACGCCGGCGCCAGCGGAGCCCAGTGCAGTGGCCACGAAGACCCCGGCGCCGGCGGCTCCCAGCCCAGTTGCTACGGCGATGCCGGCCGCCGTGGTGAACCCGCCGGCCACGGTGAAGCATGAGCCGGAAGACGGAGGGGTGCTCGAACTCGACGAACAAGTAACAGCAGCCATGGTAGCCGTGGCACCAGCGGAAGAGGAGGCCGCCATCTTAGAGGTGAAGAAGAAGTGGCTTCACTGCGCCGCGTGCCCTGCTCCCCTCAAGCGTCCCATATTCATG TGCGGGAATGGACACGTCGTGTGCTgcgcctgcggcggcggcggcaatggcAATGGCGACGGCGGAGCGAACAAGCACTGTGATTTGTGCGGCCGCGCCACCGCCtacacccacatcccctacatggacggcctggtcgacgCGTACCAGGTGCCGTGCCCCTACAGGAATTTCGGCTGCGCGAGGTCCATCGCCTACCACTCGGCCGCGGAGCACCTGGACAAGTGCGCGCACGCGCCCTGCTACTGCTTCGAGTGCGCGTTCCAGGGCTCGCCGGCAAGCCTCCTGCGCCACCTCACGGAGGAGTCCGGCCGGCATTGTTGGCCCATGGAGAAGATCAAGTACCAGATCTGCCGCCCGCTCGTCGTGCCGGCGTCGGAGCACCGCCTTCTGCTTgtggcggaggaggacggccgcgtgtTCCTCCTGGCCGTGGGCGCGGGGAGGGGCGCCGCCGGCGTCCGCCCCGTCAACGTCGTGTGCGTCAGGGGCAATGTCGACGCCGACGCGAGGCCGGTGTACACAGGCGTGCTCTGGGTGGATGGCCCTCCGGCCGCCGCAGGCCACCTCAGGAGCAGCTTCCAGCTGAAAGGCGACGTGGCGAACTGCGGAGTCCCCGGCGAGGTGGACATGGAGCACGGGCGCCTCCATGCGCATGTCAATCCGGAGATGCTGCACGGGGAGTCCAAAGAGATTCATCTGCGCATTTGCATTACCAAGTTCTGGTGA